The Alnus glutinosa chromosome 7, dhAlnGlut1.1, whole genome shotgun sequence genome includes a region encoding these proteins:
- the LOC133874397 gene encoding probable pectate lyase 4, which translates to MGNAHGHRKHREGRNEPAPPAFKYGTSDHAAAHMPSSSKPKTQNNMVCLPYAHVDSSLRALAGQAEGFGRLAIGGLHGPLYHVTTLGDDGPGSLRAGCRSKEPLWIVFEVSGTIHLSSHLSVSSYKTIDGRGQRIKLTGKGLRLKECEHVIICNLEFEGGRGPDVDAIQIKPNSKNIWIDRCSLQDYDDGMIDITRESTDITVSRCHFSKHDKTMLIGADPSHIGDRCIRVTIHHCFFDGTRQRHPRVRYGKVHLYNNYTRNWGIYAVCASVESQIYSQCNIYEAGQKKVAFKYLTEKAADKEKAATGCIRSEGDLFVSGSQAGLMTESAEYGMFHPREYYPKWTVEPPTDDLKQVLQHCTGWQRVLRPAEHKAVA; encoded by the exons ATGGGGAACGCTCACGGCCACCGCAAACATCGAGAAGGCAGAAACGAGCCGGCTCCACCAGCCTTTAAATATGGTACGTCCGATCACGCTGCTGCACATATGCCCAGCTCAAGCAAGCCCAAGACCCAAAACAACATGGTGTGCTTGCCTTACGCTCACGTCGACTCCAGCCTGCGCGCCCTCGCCGGCCAGGCCGAGGGGTTCGGCCGGCTCGCTATCGGGGGGCTCCACGGTCCCCTTTACCACGTCACCACCTTAGGAG ATGATGGACCGGGATCACTTCGCGCAGGATGTCGTAGTAAGGAACCACTGTGGATTGTCTTTGAAGTTTCGGGCACCATTCATCTCTCTTCTCACCTGTCTGTGTCGTCTTATAAGACCATTGATGGTCGGGGCCAAAGGATTAAACTCACAGGGAAGGGTTTGAGGCTTAAGGAATGTGAACATGTAATTATATGCAATCTGGAGTTTGAAGGTGGTAGAGGTCCTGATGTGGATGCTATTCAAATCAAACctaattcaaaaaatatatggATAGATCGATGCAGCCTCCAAGACTATGATGATGGAATGATAGATATCACCCGAGAAAGCACAGATATTACTGTTTCTAG GTGTCACTTTTCAAAGCATGACAAGACGATGCTCATTGGAGCAGACCCTTCTCATATTGGTGATAGATGCATCCGGGTGACCATTCACCATTGTTTTTTTGATGGGACCAGACAGCGGCATCCTCGAGTTAGATATGGGAAAGTACATCTGTACAATAATTATACCAGAAACTGGGGCATTTATGCGGTTTGTGCTAGTGTTGAATCACAg ATATACTCCCAATGCAATATATATGAAGCAGGACAGAAGAAGGTGGCATTCAAATATCTCACAGAGAAG GCAGCTGACAAAGAGAAGGCAGCTACTGGCTGCATAAGGTCTGAAGGGGATTTATTCGTAAGTGGATCTCAGGCGGGATTGATGACCGAGAGTGCTGAATATGGCATGTTTCACCCTAGAGAATACTACCCGAAATGGACGGTGGAACCTCCAACTGATGATCTTAAGCAGGTTCTCCAACACTGTACAGGATGGCAGCGTGTTCTACGACCAGCAGAGCATAAGGCGGTTGCATAG